Genomic segment of Thermomicrobiales bacterium:
GCCGTATCCCGCGCTACCTGCCAGAGAGCGACGACATACGCTGGGGCACGAAGACCGGCAGCATTAAGGGCGTCACCAACGACGTCGGTTTTGTCGAGACACCGGCCGGTCGGACGATCGTCGCCGCGTTCTGCGAGGACTTCCCGGACCAGCATGATGGCGAGTTCGCGATCGGCGAGCTCAGCCGCGCGGCGATGAACGCGTGTGGCACGTGGCCGGCTGGCGACGCGTCCGGATCATGACGGGCAGTTCCCGGCCTCGAAGGCATTGAGCGAGCGCTCGGTGAGTGTCCAGCGCCAGGTGCCGTCCAGCTTGACCACGTCGTAGAACGCCTCTCGGTCGTTCTCGCCCTGAGTGAAGCGGACCTTGACTTCGCGTGCTTCGACCTCACCGAGCCACGGAATGTCCTTACTGACCTCACTGGACTTGAGGATCTTGAGGTTCTCAATCGATGGATCGTTCTTCGCTTCGCCATCAACACCGCAGCGGATGAAGAGATCCTTGGGGACCACGCGCTGCTGGGCGGGGTGCAGCGAGCCCCAGGCACCGGCGTAATCGCTGATGGACAACGAGGTCACGATGTCCTTGACCGCATCGCCAGCGCCATCGTCGCCTCCGCCACAGCCCGACAGGACAATCGCGACAAGGACGACGAGCAATAGCATTCTTCTCACGGACGAACTCCCCATCAACGCTGTCAAACAAGAGGGCAATTGCCACCGGCGTGACCTGACCGCTCATGCGCGATTGTTCCATACAGACGGAGTGAAGCGACCCGCTGCAAAGCGGTCAAGGTTGTGATACGTTACACAGCAGCGCGCCGGTGCGTGGGCGCGCGGGTGGGTGGACGAATCCGAGGTATGAAAAGCATGTCCGAGATCCGGGAGATGGTCGATACGACGTCCCGTTCCAGGGGCGGTCGATGGCGGACACTGGTCCTAGCGGTCGTAGCGTTGCTTGCAGTTGCTGCAATCACCGCAGCATGCGCAGGTGGCGACGATAGTGGCACGTCGATGGAGACGCTGGCGACGATGGAGGCACGCAACAGTGCCGGC
This window contains:
- a CDS encoding DUF4878 domain-containing protein: MLLLVVLVAIVLSGCGGGDDGAGDAVKDIVTSLSISDYAGAWGSLHPAQQRVVPKDLFIRCGVDGEAKNDPSIENLKILKSSEVSKDIPWLGEVEAREVKVRFTQGENDREAFYDVVKLDGTWRWTLTERSLNAFEAGNCPS